Proteins encoded by one window of Juglans regia cultivar Chandler chromosome 15, Walnut 2.0, whole genome shotgun sequence:
- the LOC109004836 gene encoding uncharacterized protein LOC109004836, which translates to MDGNLSQGDLIPGGASYGGFDLQGSMRVHHQAQHPHPGHQHQSRARQGSSVHPSIHVGFPLTMVTVQNSDQTIPVADFNKGERSKNSMSDEDEPSFAEEGVDGHNEGNRGKKGSPWQRVKWTDKMVKLLITAVSYIGEDASPDCSGGGRRKFVALQKKGKWKSISKVMAERGYHVSPQQCEDKFNDLNKRYKRLNDMLGRGTSCKVVENPSLLDMIEYLTEKEKDDVRKILSSKQLFYEEMCSYHNGNRLHLPHDPELQRSLHLALRTRDDHDNDDARRHQHDDLDEDDQDLDTDDRDDFEENHTSHGMYGVLGSAKKMKQGHSHEDVSFGNSLNSQDYNKSPYSHSQIAQADMNQALPETMRPAWLQKQWIESRSLQLEEQKLHIQVEMLELEKQRLKWKRFSGKRDHELEKMRLENERMKLENERMALELKRKEMSAGFN; encoded by the coding sequence ATGGATGGAAATCTATCACAAGGAGATCTGATTCCAGGTGGGGCTTCCTATGGAGGCTTTGACTTGCAAGGTTCAATGAGAGTTCATCATCAAGCACAACACCCTCATCCAGGACACCAACATCAATCTCGTGCTCGCCAAGGTTCTTCGGTGCATCCCTCGATTCATGTGGGTTTTCCACTCACAATGGTAACCGTACAAAACAGCGATCAAACCATTCCAGTGGCAGATTTCAATAAGGGAGAGCGAAGCAAAAACTCAATGAGTGATGAGGATGAGCCAAGTTTTGCTGAAGAGGGCGTTGATGGTCATAATGAAGGAAACAGAGGGAAGAAGGGGTCCCCATGGCAGCGTGTGAAGTGGACGGATAAGATGGTGAAGCTTTTGATTACTGCTGTTTCTTATATAGGTGAGGATGCTTCTCCAGATTGTAGTGGTGGGGGGAGAAGAAAATTTGTGGCCCTACAAAAAAAGGGCAAGTGGAAATCTATCTCAAAGGTCATGGCTGAGAGGGGTTATCATGTCTCCCCTCAGCAGTGTGAGGATAAATTCAACGACCTAAACAAAAGATATAAGAGGCTTAATGATATGCTTGGGAGGGGCACTTCTTGCAAGGTTGTTGAGAACCCTTCGCTTTTGGATATGATAGAGTATCTGACAGAGAAGGAGAAGGATGATGTTAGGAAAATATTAAGCTCAAAGCAGTTATTCTATGAAGAGATGTGTTCTTATCACAATGGTAACAGATTGCACCTGCCTCATGATCCAGAACTGCAGCGTTCATTGCATTTGGCTCTTAGAACTAGAGATGATCACGATAATGATGATGCAAGGAGGCACCAACATGATGATCTGGATGAAGATGATCAAGATTTGGACACTGATGATCGTgatgattttgaagaaaatcacACTTCTCATGGGATGTACGGAGTGTTAGGGTctgcaaagaaaatgaaacaaggGCATTCCCATGAAGATGTTAGTTTTGGGAATTCCTTGAATTCCCAGGACTACAACAAAAGTCCTTATTCTCATTCTCAAATTGCCCAAGCTGATATGAATCAAGCCTTGCCTGAGACCATGAGACCAGCTTGGTTACAAAAGCAGTGGATTGAGTCCCGTTCACTTCAATTAGAAGAACAGAAGCTCCACATTCAAGTTGAGATGTTGGAATTGGAGAAACAGCGCCTCAAATGGAAGAGATTTAGCGGGAAAAGAGACCATGAGTTGGAAAAGATGAGGCTGGAAAATGAGAGGATGAAACTTGAGAATGAGCGCATGGCACTAGAATTGAAGCGAAAAGAAATGAGTGCTGGCTTTAACTAG